A window of Methylomonas sp. 11b genomic DNA:
GGCGGCTCACCAAACCGCGGCGCCGAAACAGCCGGTAGAGTCGGTTGAAGCGCTGGATTATTTATCCAGCCATCCCAACACCGAGGAACGGATCAAGCGCTTGCGCGGCTTGTAACATGCTCGGCAGCCGGATTAATTGATATGTATCAGGAGAACAAAAAACCATGAAACGTCTTTATGTCCTAGCGCTGGTGGGGCTACTGGCAGCCGGCGGAACCGGCTGTGCCTATACTGCCAAGCCAGACCAGCAGGCGCAAAATCGCAAAGTGCATCACGTGGTCATAGTCTGGTTGAAACAGGCTGGTGATGAAAAACTGCGGCAACAATATATTCAAGACAGTGCAGGCTTGGCTAAATTGCCGGGCGTGCTGGCTTACGATGTCGGTACACCGGCGGCGATTAATCGTGGACGAACGAATGCTGCGTTAGATGAAAGCTATGATGTGGCGATATCCAGCGTTTACGAAAGTCAGCAGGCTTACGAGGCGTTTTTAAAAAATCCGGACTATCTGCGCGTGGCGCAACAGGTGCTGCGGCCCTTAGTGGATAAGTATAGGGTTTACGATTTTATTGAATGATACCGAGCAAGTTTGAGTCGGGTTGGGCGCTGGCCGCAACCCGACTCTGTAGTCTATTTTTTCAAAGCGGAGGCTTCCGCGGCGCGGCGGGTAATTTCCGCCCAATCGCCGGCATCGACCAGTTCGGATGGTGCCATCCACGAGCCGCCCACGCAGGCGACATTGCTTAGCGCCAGATATTCCACCGCGTTTTTCGGATTGACGCCGCCGGTCGGGCAGAAGGTCACTTGCGGCAAGGGGCCGCCGATGGATTTCAGCATCGGGATGCCGCCCGCCGCTTCGGCCGGGAAAAACTTCATCGCGGTAATGCCTCTGTCCATCAAACGCATTACTTCGCTGGGGGTGATGACGCCGGGCAAAATCGGTACGCCGGAAGCCAGAGCCGCATCCAGCAAACTGTCCGTGACGCCTGGGCTGACGATGAATTCTGCGCCGGCATCAATGGCGTTTTTCAGCGTTTGGGTATTGATAATGGTGCCGGCACCGACAATTGCGCCCGGTACTTCGGCTTTGATGCGGCGGATGGCATCCAGTGCTACCGGCGTGCGCAAGGTGATTTCCAATACTTTTAATCCGCCTTCCACCAATGCGCGGGCCAAAGGCACGGCTTGATCGAGTTGATTGATTACCATCACCGGCATTACCGGCGAGGTGGTCATGACTTCTTTTATTGATACGGTCATTTCTTATTTTCCTAATGTGATGGTGCTTGGAAAACCCACGCCGTTAAGCGTGCGTGTTTGACAAAACAGTAACGGTCTAATGCCTTAGCCTTAAACCGTATAGGTTGTCGATGCGGTTTTGCCGCCGTGTCCGGTCCAGTCGGTATGAAAAAACTCGCCTCTGGGTCGGTCGGTACGTTCATACGAGTGCGCGCCGAAATAGTCTCTTTGTGCTTGCAGCAGATTGGCTGGCAGTCTTTCGGTGCGGTAGCCGTCAAAATAGGCCAAGGCAGACGAGAAGGCCGGCGTTGGAATGCCCAATTGTATGCCCAGTATCACGGCTTGGCGCCAGCCCGCTTCGGCTTGTTTCATGGCATCGACGAAGAAATCGGCCAGCAGCAAGTTTTCCAGATCGGGGTTTTGCTGGTAAGCCTGTTTGATGTCGTTCAGAAATTGGCTACGAATGATACAGCCGCCGCGCCACATCAAGGCAATCTCGCCGTAATTCAGCGCCAGTTTGTATTCCTTGGCGGCTTCGCGCATCAGCCGAAAACCTTGTGCGTAGGAAATGATTTTCGAAGCGTATAAGGCTTGGCGGATAGCCTGAATCATCGCCGCTTTGTCGCCGCTAAAGCTGGCGCTGGTTTTCGGCAAGGCTTTGGCTGCGCGGATGCGCTCGTCTTTTTGCGCGGACAAACAGCGGGCAAAGACAGATTCGCCGATCAGTGTCAGCGGGATACCTAGGTCCAGCGCATTGATGCCGGTCCATTTGCCGGTGCCTTTTTGGCCGGCGGTATCCAGAATGCTGTTCAGCAAGGGTTGGCCGTTGTCTTCTTTGTAAGCCAGGATGTTGGCGGTGATTTCGATCAAATAAGAGCTTAATTCGCCTTGATTCCACTCGGCGAAAATTGCCTGCATTTCATCGGTGCTTAAGTTCAGCCCTTCGGCCAACAATTGATACGCTTCGCATATCAGCTGCATGTCGCCGTACTCGATGCCGTTATGCACCATTTTTACGTAGTGGCCGGCGCCGTTATCGCCTACCCATTCGCAGCAGGGGTCGCCGTCGACATGGGCGCTGATCGCCTGAAAAATCGGCTTAACCGCCGGCCAGGCTGCTTGGTTACCGCCGGGCATGATAGACGGACCGTGCCGGGCGCCTTCTTCCCCGCCGGATACGCCGGTGCCTACGTAGAGTAAGCCTTTTTCCTGCAAATATTGAGTGCGGCGGTTGGTGTCGGTAAACAGCGAATTGCCGCCGTCGATGATGATGTCGCCGGCTGACAGCAAGGGCAGCAAGTCGTCGATGTATTGATCGACGACAGTACCGGCCTTGACCATTAACATCACCTTGCGCGGCGATTCCAGGCTATTGACCAACTGTTCCAGGGAATGCGTGCCAATGACTTGGGTGTTTTTAGCCGGGCCGTCGAGAAACTCATCGACTTTGCTGGTCGTGCGGTTATACACCGCCACTTTGAATCCGTGGTCGTTCATGTTCAGGACCAAATTTTGTCCCATGACGGCCAGGCCGATTAAACCGATATTTGCTTTCATGTGCTTGCCTACTGTAAACGTTGTCGTTGTGGGGTTATGACACAATGTTGCTTAATTCTGGTTTCAAGAAAGACGTCCTTCCGTGGAAGGACGGATTTGGCAAAGTGAAACTAAGACGGCATTGCTTAAAACGTATGAATATCAGTCCACGAAAAACAGATTAGTCGCCCCGGTTTCCGAGGTGGATGCGTTTGCTCGCATTGCGCCAAACAGTTCGCGGCCCATGCCGAAATGGTGGCCGGTAGCGCTGTTCGGAGTCGGCACCCGGGCATCGAATTCGGCTTGATCCACTTGGACGTTGACTTCGCCGGTTTGGGTGTTTAAGGCAATGATGTCGCCGTCGCGGACTTTAGCCAGCGGACCGCCGTCTATGCATTCCGGCCACATGTGGATCGCCGACGGCACCTTGCCGGACGCGCCGGACATTCTGCCGTCCGTGACCAAGGCGACATGAAAGCCGCGGTCTTGCAATACGCCCAGCACCGGGGTCAGTTTATGCAATTCCGGCATGCCGTTGGCTTTCGGGCCCTGGAAGCGCAGCACTACGATCACGTCTTTTTCCAGTTCGCCGCGTTTAAAGGCCGCTACCACGTCCAATTGGTCATCGAAGACCATCGCTGGCGCAGTCACTACCTGATGTTTTTCCGCAACAGCGGAAATTTTCGATACGCCGCGGCCCAGGTTGCCGTGCATCACATGCAGACCGCCACCCGTAGCGAAGGGTTGTTCTACGCTGCTAATCACTTCCGGGTCCAGTGAGCTGGCAGGCCCTCGCTCCCAAACCAGTTTGTCGCCGTTCAAAGTGGGCACTTGGCTGTATTGAGCCATGCCGCGCTGGTCGCCGATGGTCAGAATGTCACCGTGCAATAAACCATGCTCGAGCAATTCCTGGATCAATAAACCCATGCCGCCGGCGGCCTGGAACTGATTGACGTCGGCCGGGCCGTTCGGATAAATCTTGGTCAATAACGGGATGGCTTTTGACAGATTATCGAAATCGTCCCAGTTGATGATAATGCCCGCCGCGCGGGCGATGGCGATCAAATGGATGGTGTGATTGGTCGAGCCGCCGGTGGCCAGCAAGCCGATAATCGCGTTGATGATGGCTTTTTCGTTGACGACGTGAGCAATCGGCCGGAAGTCGTCACCCAGCGCGGTGAATTTCAACACTTGTTTGGCGGCAGCCTTGGTCAGTTCGTCGCGCAACGGGGTATATGGGTTGACGAAGGAACTGCCGGGCAAGTGCAAGCCCATGATTTCCACCATCATCTGGTTACTGTTGGCGGTGCCGTAGAACGTGCAGGTACCGGGGCTATGGTAAGCCTTGGATTCCGATTCCAGCAGTTCTTTTTCGCCGACTTTGCCTTCGGCGAACTTTTGCCGAGTGCGGGATTTTTCCTTGTTGGAGATGCCGGTGGTCATCGGGCCGGCGGGTACAAAAACGGCCGGCAGATGGCCGAAGCTCAAGGCGCCGATCAGCAAGCCGGGCACGATTTTGTCGCACACGCCCAAATACAGGGCGGCGTCGAACATGTTGTGGCTCAAGCCGATAGCGGTGGAGAGCGCGATGACGTCGCGGCTGAACAGTGATAACTCCATGCCCGGCATGCCTTGCGTCACGCCGTCGCACATCGCTGGTACGCCGCCGGCAAATTGGGCGACACCGCCGGCTTCGCGTACGGCCTGCTTAATCAATTCCGGATAGTGTTGATACGGTTCGTGCGCCGACAGCATGTCGTTGTAGGCGGAGATAATGCCGACGTTGGCTTTCACGGCATGCGACAGGGCGTCTTTTTCAGCCGCTGAACACACGGCAAAACCGTGGGCCAGATTCGCGCAAGGCAGGTTGGTGCGTTGAGGGCCGTTGGCAATAGCGGCATCAATGCGGGCCAGATAGGCAGCGCGGCTTTCTCGGCTACGTTCCACCACGTCGGCGGTCACTTTTTCTAAAACAGGATGCATAAGCTCTCCAGGGCAGCAGATGGGGTGGTGTCGACGCGCCGAACGGCGTTTTGGAATCGAGAGTAAGTGGTTATGCGCGTCTAACCCACCCTAAAATTAAGCGACTAAGGTGCCCAATACAATTCCACCGGCACGTCTTCCTGATTCAATAAGGCCCGGATCGGCATGTCCTCTAACGGACCCGGTTTCTGGGCGCTGTTGAATACCGCCAACTTATCTTCGCCGGTGAACAAAATAACGATGCGTTCTGACTTTAATAAGGCGCTGCGGGTCAAGGTCAGGCGTTCCGTATTGGGGCCGGTCACTTCGCTCTGAATGGCGGTGATGGCTGCGGTCAGATTTTGATTGTCCTCGCTTAACGCATCGGCCAGACCTTCGGCGTGCGGAAACAGCGAGGCGGTATGACCGTCCGGTCCCATGCCGACGATGCTCAGCGTGAAAGGCTGCGGCAGTTTGGCGTAGCGGTCTTCGGTTTCGGCTTGGCCTTGTTTGGCTGTGCTAGCCAGGGTTTTCATACCGATAAACTCGACGTTTTTGGCGTTGTTGATCAGCAGACTGCGGCGGATTAATGCCTCGTTGCTGGCGCTGTGTTGATTATCCACCCAGCGTTCGTCCACCAATGCCACCTTGATTTTTTTCCAATTCAAATCGGATTTGGACAAAGCTTCGTAAAGCGGGGCAGGGGTAGTGCCGCCAGATACTAATAAAGTCGCTTGACCGTGTTTGCTGACGGCTTCGGATAAAACATCCTGGCATTCGGCGACCAAGGCGGTAAACAGGTGACTACGTTGTTCGAAAAAAAATTCTCTAACCATGTTCGTTGTTCTCGTGATGGATACAGATTGATTACTCTTCCCAGGAGCGGCCGTCGCGGGCCAATAATGCCACTGAGGCAATCGGCCCCCAGCTGCCCGCCGGGTAAGATTTTGGAGCGCTGTGGCTTTGTTCCCAGGCATCTTGGATCGAATCGACCCAGGCCCAGGCTTGTTCGATTTCCTCGCGGCTTAAAAACAGCGTCGGGTTGCCGCGCAGGGCTTCCAGAATCAGTTTTTCATAGCCGCCGAAGATGCTGTTCTTCTTGAAGGTTTCCGAGAAACTCAAGTCCAGCTTGGTTTGTTGCAATTTGATGTTGCCGTCTATGCCAGGCACCTTATTCAGCATCACCACGTCCACGCCTTCGTTGGGCTGTAAATGGATCACCAGTTTGTTGGCCGGCAAATCGCGGAAGCTGTCCTTGAAGATGTTATGCGGCAACTGCTTGAAGTTGACGACGATTTCGGTACGCTTATTGGGCATCCGCTTGCCGGTACGCATATAAAACGGCACGCCGGCCCAGCGCCAGTTGTCGATGTCCACCCGAATCGCCACGAAGCTTTCGGTGGTGCTTTCTTTGTTGGCACCTTCCTCTTCCAGGTAACCCGGCACCGCCGAGCCTTTGATGAAACCGGCGGTATATTGGCCGCGTACGGTTTTCTCTTCGACGTTGCGCGCAGTAATCGGCCGTAAGGCTTTTAATACCTTGATTTTTTCCATATGGATGCTTTCCGCTTCCAGATCGGCCGGCGGCTCCATCGCCACGAAGGTCAGAATCTGCAGCAAATGGTTTTGCAGCATGTCGCGCAGCTGGCCGGTTTTATCAAAATATTCCCAGCGGCCTTCGATGCCAATATCCTCGCCCACTGTGATCTGAATATGGTCGATGGTGTTGTGGTTCCAGTTGGTGGTAAAAATGGAATTGGCGAAACGCAGGGCCAGCAGGTTCAATACCGTTTCTTTGCCCAGGTAATGGTCGATACGGTAGACCTGATCTTCCTGGAATACTTCTTCGACGACATCGTTAATTTCCTTGGACGATTTCAGGTCATGGCCGATGGGTTTTTCCATGACCATCCGCGATTCGGCGGTCAATACGCCGCAACTTTGCAGGCCCTGGCAAATGCTTTTGAATAGAAACGGCGCCACGGCGAAATAGTTGACCATCACCCGCTTTTCCGGATCAACTGCGGCATTCAACTGTAGATATTGTTCCGGTTGAGTCAGGTCGATTTTCAGATACGATAATCTTTGCGACAGCCGGCCCCAGATTTCGGGGTTTATCTCTTTGTGTAAGAACGATTTCAGGCTGTTATGAGCAATTTGGACGAAGCCTTCGCTGGTTTCCTCCAGTCGATCAACGCCGATAATGCGGGTATCGGCTTCCAGCAAATTGGATTTTTCCAGACGATACAACGAAATCAGTAACTTTCGTTTCGATAGATCACCCAATGCGCCGTAAATCACCAGGTCGCAAGGTTTGTAATTTTGATTTTTCATCAGTGATACCAGGAATGAAGAAGAGGGTTGATCGGCTTTGGCATGTCGATTTCAGCGCGCAAAATAAACGCACGTTGCAGGAAACTCTGGGCCCGGATCAGTCGAAAATGCCGCTATTATAATGTTCGTTGCCGGTTCGGAACAAGATCAAAGGCCGCCAGGGCCGGATTTACTTGGGTTGGTGGCGCACGAAACGGTTGCTTATTAGCCGAACATCTCGGTGGTATAACGATAGGCTTGCATCGTGTCCGACCAATAGGCGGCGGGTAAGCCGGCCTTTTGTTTTAGGTGTTGTAAAAACTGGGCGGGATCGGGTAAATCGTCCCATACCGAGGGCAGGAAAGTGCCGCGCCGGCCGCCTTCCTGCAAGATGATGCCGTCGATGCCGGGGCGAAGTTGCACGATTAGATCCGCTTCCGAAGCGAATTTCATCGCGACGGCGGGGCTAAGTACGGAAATATGCAGATCAAGATCGGCCAGTTCCTCGGCAGCCAGCGGCGGAAAACGCCGATCCCGGAAAGCGGCCGCAAAGGCGTTTTCCGCTACATCTTCCACCAAAGGCCTTACTGCTTCCAGCATGCCGATACAACCGCGCAATTGGCCGCGGCGTTCCAGCGTGACGAAAGTCGCGCAGATTTCGCGTAATTCCGCTGGATAGCTCTCCAAATCGACCGGTAACGGCCGACCGGTTTGCAGGCCGTGGGCTATGGATTGCCGGGCTAGTTCCAGCAACCGACTTTGCAAGGTTTTAGTCAACGACATAGGCACCGTACCCCACGACTTGCTGTTTGTCGCCGGCCGTGTCGCCGGAATTGCGCAGATCTATGGTTTTAATAGACAGGCCTTTTTGTTTCAGTAGTTTCAACAAGCCGTTGACCGGTACCTTGCCGCAGGCGGCCTCGCCGCAGATTTCGGTGTATTGCAAATGCTCTATCATTCGGCTGGTCGCTTGGTCCAGGCGTTTGGCGGTGTCGTAGTCGTGATAATGGCTTAGGTCCGAGCTGATGACCAGTAAGGTTTCATCGCCGCCCCACAACAGCTCCAGCGCCTGACTGACTTGCTCGGGACTGGCGTCGCCGGCCACGATGGGGACCAAAGTGAATTGCTGTAACACGGCCTGTAAAAACGGCAGATGTACTTCCAGGCTATGTTCCAGGGTGTGGGCTTGTTCAATGTATTCGACAAACGGCAAATTCAATAAGGCTTCGATGGCGGCTTTATCTACCTCGACATCGCCGAGCGGTGTGGTGTAAGCGTGGGTTCTACTGACAGCCAGACCGCGAAACGCCACGCGATGCGAGGGGCCAATCAATACCACGCGGGTAATGCTGGCAGCGGCCGGCTTTAAACGGGCATAAGCGGTAGCGGCTATCGGTCCGGAATACATATAGCCGGCATGCGGTACGATCATGGCTTTGGGTACTTTGCCGATTGGGCTGACGTCCTGTAAATAGCCGGACACCGCGTCATGGAGCTGTTGGGGGTGGGCAGGATAAAACCGTCCTGCCACGGCGGGTTTTCTGTTCATGCGCTGATCCTTTTTTAAAGTTTTAATACGATCAGAGGCCGGGCGGACCGTGGCCTATCAAAAAATTGAATACCACGCTCGCCCAGGGTTTATTCTACTGCTAACTCTTGCAGATAACGACCCGATTTTATGCTTGGGGTTCAAGGAGCATCGCCATGACTACTTTACTCAGCGCGGATACCGCAGCCACCCGTTATTGGCATGTCTTGGCGGACGGCAAGGTGCAGTGCGACTTGTGTCCGCGCTTTTGCAAATTGCATGAAGGCCAACGTGGCTTGTGTTTTGTGCGCCAGAATTTGGACGGGCAAATCGTGATGACCAGCTACGGTCGTTCCAGCGGTTTTGCTATCGATCCTATCGAGAAAAAGCCGCTAAACCATTTTTTACCCGGCACGCCGATTTTTTCCTTCGGTACCGCCGGCTGCAATTTGGCCTGCAAGTTTTGCCAGAATTGGGACATCAGCAAGTCGCG
This region includes:
- the zwf gene encoding glucose-6-phosphate dehydrogenase, with product MKNQNYKPCDLVIYGALGDLSKRKLLISLYRLEKSNLLEADTRIIGVDRLEETSEGFVQIAHNSLKSFLHKEINPEIWGRLSQRLSYLKIDLTQPEQYLQLNAAVDPEKRVMVNYFAVAPFLFKSICQGLQSCGVLTAESRMVMEKPIGHDLKSSKEINDVVEEVFQEDQVYRIDHYLGKETVLNLLALRFANSIFTTNWNHNTIDHIQITVGEDIGIEGRWEYFDKTGQLRDMLQNHLLQILTFVAMEPPADLEAESIHMEKIKVLKALRPITARNVEEKTVRGQYTAGFIKGSAVPGYLEEEGANKESTTESFVAIRVDIDNWRWAGVPFYMRTGKRMPNKRTEIVVNFKQLPHNIFKDSFRDLPANKLVIHLQPNEGVDVVMLNKVPGIDGNIKLQQTKLDLSFSETFKKNSIFGGYEKLILEALRGNPTLFLSREEIEQAWAWVDSIQDAWEQSHSAPKSYPAGSWGPIASVALLARDGRSWEE
- the amrB gene encoding AmmeMemoRadiSam system protein B, whose amino-acid sequence is MNRKPAVAGRFYPAHPQQLHDAVSGYLQDVSPIGKVPKAMIVPHAGYMYSGPIAATAYARLKPAAASITRVVLIGPSHRVAFRGLAVSRTHAYTTPLGDVEVDKAAIEALLNLPFVEYIEQAHTLEHSLEVHLPFLQAVLQQFTLVPIVAGDASPEQVSQALELLWGGDETLLVISSDLSHYHDYDTAKRLDQATSRMIEHLQYTEICGEAACGKVPVNGLLKLLKQKGLSIKTIDLRNSGDTAGDKQQVVGYGAYVVD
- a CDS encoding Dabb family protein; the protein is MKRLYVLALVGLLAAGGTGCAYTAKPDQQAQNRKVHHVVIVWLKQAGDEKLRQQYIQDSAGLAKLPGVLAYDVGTPAAINRGRTNAALDESYDVAISSVYESQQAYEAFLKNPDYLRVAQQVLRPLVDKYRVYDFIE
- the edd gene encoding phosphogluconate dehydratase, translating into MHPVLEKVTADVVERSRESRAAYLARIDAAIANGPQRTNLPCANLAHGFAVCSAAEKDALSHAVKANVGIISAYNDMLSAHEPYQHYPELIKQAVREAGGVAQFAGGVPAMCDGVTQGMPGMELSLFSRDVIALSTAIGLSHNMFDAALYLGVCDKIVPGLLIGALSFGHLPAVFVPAGPMTTGISNKEKSRTRQKFAEGKVGEKELLESESKAYHSPGTCTFYGTANSNQMMVEIMGLHLPGSSFVNPYTPLRDELTKAAAKQVLKFTALGDDFRPIAHVVNEKAIINAIIGLLATGGSTNHTIHLIAIARAAGIIINWDDFDNLSKAIPLLTKIYPNGPADVNQFQAAGGMGLLIQELLEHGLLHGDILTIGDQRGMAQYSQVPTLNGDKLVWERGPASSLDPEVISSVEQPFATGGGLHVMHGNLGRGVSKISAVAEKHQVVTAPAMVFDDQLDVVAAFKRGELEKDVIVVLRFQGPKANGMPELHKLTPVLGVLQDRGFHVALVTDGRMSGASGKVPSAIHMWPECIDGGPLAKVRDGDIIALNTQTGEVNVQVDQAEFDARVPTPNSATGHHFGMGRELFGAMRANASTSETGATNLFFVD
- a CDS encoding bifunctional 4-hydroxy-2-oxoglutarate aldolase/2-dehydro-3-deoxy-phosphogluconate aldolase yields the protein MTVSIKEVMTTSPVMPVMVINQLDQAVPLARALVEGGLKVLEITLRTPVALDAIRRIKAEVPGAIVGAGTIINTQTLKNAIDAGAEFIVSPGVTDSLLDAALASGVPILPGVITPSEVMRLMDRGITAMKFFPAEAAGGIPMLKSIGGPLPQVTFCPTGGVNPKNAVEYLALSNVACVGGSWMAPSELVDAGDWAEITRRAAEASALKK
- the pgl gene encoding 6-phosphogluconolactonase produces the protein MVREFFFEQRSHLFTALVAECQDVLSEAVSKHGQATLLVSGGTTPAPLYEALSKSDLNWKKIKVALVDERWVDNQHSASNEALIRRSLLINNAKNVEFIGMKTLASTAKQGQAETEDRYAKLPQPFTLSIVGMGPDGHTASLFPHAEGLADALSEDNQNLTAAITAIQSEVTGPNTERLTLTRSALLKSERIVILFTGEDKLAVFNSAQKPGPLEDMPIRALLNQEDVPVELYWAP
- the gnd gene encoding decarboxylating NADP(+)-dependent phosphogluconate dehydrogenase, with translation MKANIGLIGLAVMGQNLVLNMNDHGFKVAVYNRTTSKVDEFLDGPAKNTQVIGTHSLEQLVNSLESPRKVMLMVKAGTVVDQYIDDLLPLLSAGDIIIDGGNSLFTDTNRRTQYLQEKGLLYVGTGVSGGEEGARHGPSIMPGGNQAAWPAVKPIFQAISAHVDGDPCCEWVGDNGAGHYVKMVHNGIEYGDMQLICEAYQLLAEGLNLSTDEMQAIFAEWNQGELSSYLIEITANILAYKEDNGQPLLNSILDTAGQKGTGKWTGINALDLGIPLTLIGESVFARCLSAQKDERIRAAKALPKTSASFSGDKAAMIQAIRQALYASKIISYAQGFRLMREAAKEYKLALNYGEIALMWRGGCIIRSQFLNDIKQAYQQNPDLENLLLADFFVDAMKQAEAGWRQAVILGIQLGIPTPAFSSALAYFDGYRTERLPANLLQAQRDYFGAHSYERTDRPRGEFFHTDWTGHGGKTASTTYTV
- the amrA gene encoding AmmeMemoRadiSam system protein A codes for the protein MSLTKTLQSRLLELARQSIAHGLQTGRPLPVDLESYPAELREICATFVTLERRGQLRGCIGMLEAVRPLVEDVAENAFAAAFRDRRFPPLAAEELADLDLHISVLSPAVAMKFASEADLIVQLRPGIDGIILQEGGRRGTFLPSVWDDLPDPAQFLQHLKQKAGLPAAYWSDTMQAYRYTTEMFG